Genomic DNA from Salvia miltiorrhiza cultivar Shanhuang (shh) chromosome 1, IMPLAD_Smil_shh, whole genome shotgun sequence:
TTAAGCttgttaatcataaaataatactagtaatTGCTCACATTTATGCTGTTATGCATGTGTTGTGTGGCCCTTTTCATGTACATGaactaatttgaatttttattgtattgATTTGTGATACATTCTTATTGTAATTCAtcgaaaaatatatatacatttcaATATAAATGGCTGCGGAAAAAACTATGCCTAGAAACATAATGtgattgaataaataaataaataagcgtATAGTAGATGTAACTAATTAAAcatttcaaaaacaaaaaacagaaATTTAGGAGGGAATTACATTAATACACGCAATTAAGTGGTTCTTATTTAATTAACGTTACCAAACATAAAACAAACATATGACCGAAATTGCAACTTCTAAATATTTATATACTACACTAAAACCAACCAAAGTTGGCCATCAATCAAATTAACtgtaaaacatatatataaagctaatccaaaattcaaataactttaaaaaaaaaaaaaaaaacacaacaaaatAATTACCAAATAGCTTCGTAACAAAACCTATCCAACAAAATTACCATTATGCCCTCGGTGTGATCTTAGCCCTCAAACTATTCTTCATCACCACAGTAAACTCCAGCTTCTCACTAAAATCCACTTTCCCCTCATCCGGGTAACCCGCCCACCCGAATTCCTGCACCATCCGGGCCAGCATCAAATGCACATGCACCGTCGCCATATTCAAACCGGGGCAAATCCTCCGACCCATTCCAAACGGTATCATCTTCACCCCGCTCACGCCCGTTATATCCGCCTCCTCCCGCCCGAGGAAGAACCGGTCCGGGTCGAACTTCTCCGGGTCGGACCACAGCTTCGGGTCGTCCGAGATACCCGGTAGAAAATTCTCCACATTCGCATCCGTCGGTATGTCGTAACCCGCCAACTTCGCGGGTTCGGTCACCGCGTGGGTCAACGAGAAGTACGTCGGCGGGTGCTTCCGCAGGAGCTCCTTTACGACGGCGTTTAGGTACGGCATTTTCTCGACGTCCTTCTCGTCGACCTTCCGGTCCCCGACGGTCGCCCGGATCTCGTCCCGGATCCGGGTCTGGATCCCCGGGTTCTCAATCATCCGCCCCACCGCCCACTCGatggcggtggcggtggtgtCGGTCCCGCCGTTGAGAAACTCCGAGCAGAGCGTCACGATCTCCGCGTCGCTCGGAGCCGACTTCCTCCCTTCGACTTTCAAGTCGAAGAGAGTGTCTAGATAAGAAAATGAGGCCGCCGTGGGATCCGAGCCGGGGCTCTGGATCGCGCGGCGGCGCTTCTCGATCAGAGGAACGAGGGTTTGGATCTGCTCGTTGCGAACCTCCCAAACCCTCTTCCTCTGCTTCGAGAAGAACGGGCTTAGGATCGGGAGATAGTCGTCCAGCCTCGGATCGAGCACGATGAGCACGGCTTTCATCAATTCATCAACTTTCTCGATCAATTTCTCGTCCATTTCGATCCCGAAGCACATCGAGAGGAGGATGCAGAAGACGGCGAACCTCGCGTTTTTCAGCACCCAGACGGCGCCGCCGTTCTCCGCCGCCTCGGATTTCAGCCGCTCGATCATGCGATCCATGGCCAGCTCACGCGCGTTTCGGAATTCCTTCAGCCGGGTGGCGCTGAGCATGTTCTGCACCATGTTGCGGCGGAGGGACCGCCACACGCCGCCGTAGAGGGCGGCGTTGACGGTGAATTTGTCGCAGCTGAAGATCGTGCGCGTCGGATTCTCCCGGGGGCGGCTGGCGAAGACCTGCCCCTTCGAATTCAAGGCCTCGTAGACCAAATCGGCGCTGCTGATGATGATCATAGTTCTGGTCCCCATTTTTAGGGTTACGATGGGGCCGTATTTGGGGATGAGTTCGCGGACGTATTGGAAGAAGGGCTTGCCGGAGCGGGCGACTTGGAAGAGGTTGCCGACGACGGGGTAGCCGGGGGGGCCCGGGGGGAGGCGGAGCTGCTTGGAGGGGGATTTGCGGGAGAGGAGGAAGATGAGGCCGGAGACGAGGAAGGCGAAGGCGGTGAAGATGAGGTGGTAGTAAGGGGAGAGAGAGGAGGGGGAGAGAGAAGCCATGGCTGCAGTGGTGAGGGATGGAAAGGGGAATTGGGGATTTGTATATGAATGGATGAAGGCTGGAAATTACAGGTGGGGATTCATAAAGGCTattgaaaaacaaaacaaattttGCATAAACTGTGGGTGTGTTTAATGCTGGTTATTGGAGATTTGGTTTCATATTGTTGTGagattcttgtttttttttttttttggtttcatTAATGCAGGATGCATGCATGTGTATTTTTTGTGGATGTTGCATGTGATATGATTTGGTTTGGGTTTAGTGTATGCATATATATTTATGACTACGTAAGAGCAAGGCTATATTATTGTTCTGTTAGATGAACTCAATCCGCTAACTCCCTCCGTCTCGGCTATCTTGATACATGAAACCTTCTTTTTTTAGAactagaattaaaaaaatagtgtttTGTGTGTAAGTGAAAAGctgaataaataataaattttttgccaaataaggaaatgtttcaagataagtgggacgcTAAAAAAGAAAAGTCTCTCAAGATAAATGGAATTACCCTGAGATTAATTTTAGGGTAAATTGCAAAATAAGTCACAAACTTTTGcctcatttttcaatttgaaCACCACTTTTAAACCTTTGCAAATAAATACCAATTGAACTACGACATGAAAAAAACGAGAGAAGCAGGTGAATCCATTATATGTAGAGGTAtatactaataaataaattataccaatatataataatacaactaattgcaagaaaagaaaaaagagagagagagaaaaagagactGTAGATTGGGTCGAGAACCCCCAATTTATTATGTGAAAGACCAATAAGGCAAGACTAGTAATCTTATATGTTAATTGAGATTAAGTATGGAATCATGTCCATCCAATCAAACAATCTATTTATATAGTATGAAATTACATTATGTCTAATCTTATTTAATCCATCAAATCAAACTAGATAATACTTTCAAtctcttctattttttttctttcttttttctttgtttttgagGGGACCAATCTATTTAGTTTTCTATGCATGTACATATTATGCACAAACACTAATATGATCGTGGGTCCCATCACCCCAATCAAAGTTACTGCaattttatgataaaaaaattcgACTGTTTGAATGCACGTACGTATATATAGTACATATGTATATGCATTAGCTAGAGCGAAAGAATGCTGTTGAAAAACTTTGTAAACTAAATTATTTGTAATCTTCTTTAATTATAGGAACTGGCTAATGCAGAAATTGCAATAATTAAACACTCTTTTTAATGCAAATCCAATAATGTTGTAGTATATTAACATGTATTGAAAAAATAAGTGTATAAGACAAGAAATGAAGAAGGAATTAATGAGGAGAAACAGAGAGAAGGGCGGTTGGCAGGTACAAAagaaaaagtttttttt
This window encodes:
- the LOC131006232 gene encoding cytochrome P450 77A2-like; its protein translation is MASLSPSSLSPYYHLIFTAFAFLVSGLIFLLSRKSPSKQLRLPPGPPGYPVVGNLFQVARSGKPFFQYVRELIPKYGPIVTLKMGTRTMIIISSADLVYEALNSKGQVFASRPRENPTRTIFSCDKFTVNAALYGGVWRSLRRNMVQNMLSATRLKEFRNARELAMDRMIERLKSEAAENGGAVWVLKNARFAVFCILLSMCFGIEMDEKLIEKVDELMKAVLIVLDPRLDDYLPILSPFFSKQRKRVWEVRNEQIQTLVPLIEKRRRAIQSPGSDPTAASFSYLDTLFDLKVEGRKSAPSDAEIVTLCSEFLNGGTDTTATAIEWAVGRMIENPGIQTRIRDEIRATVGDRKVDEKDVEKMPYLNAVVKELLRKHPPTYFSLTHAVTEPAKLAGYDIPTDANVENFLPGISDDPKLWSDPEKFDPDRFFLGREEADITGVSGVKMIPFGMGRRICPGLNMATVHVHLMLARMVQEFGWAGYPDEGKVDFSEKLEFTVVMKNSLRAKITPRA